Genomic segment of Pongo pygmaeus isolate AG05252 chromosome 1, NHGRI_mPonPyg2-v2.0_pri, whole genome shotgun sequence:
aataatgggagactttaacactccactgtcaatattaggcagatcaacaagacagaaggttagcaaggatatccaggacttgaactcagctctgcaccaagcagacctaatagacatctacggtactctctaccccaaatcaacagagtatatattcttctcagcactgcatcacacttattctaaaattgaccacaaaattggaagtaaagcactccttagcaaatgtaaaagaaaagaaatcaaaacaaactgtctctcagaccacagtgcaatcaaattagaactcaagattaagaaactcactcaaaaccacacaactacatggaaactgtagtcctgaatgactactgggtaaataataaaatgaaggcagaaataaagatgctctatgaaaccaatgagaacaaagacacaatgtaccagaatctctgggacacatttaaagcatgtgtagagggaaatttatagcactaaatgctcacaagataaagcaggaaagatctaaaatcgacacctaacatcacagttaaaagaactagagaagcaagagcaaacacattcaaaagctagcagaacgcaagaaacaactaagatcagagcagacctGAATgaggtagagacacaaaaaaaatcttcaaaagatcaatgaatccaggagctggttttttgaaaagatcaacaaaattgctagactgctagcaagactaataaagaagaaaagggagaagaatcatatagaaacaataaaaaatgataaaggggatgtcaccactgatcccacaaaaatacaaactaccatcagaggataatataaacatctctatgcaaataaactagaaaatctagaagaaatggataaattcctggacatatacaccctcccaagactaaaccaggaagaagttgaatctctgaatagacctataacagtctctgaaattgaggcaataattaatagcctatcaaccaaagaaagtccaggaccagatggattcacagccaaattctacctgaggtacaaagaggagctggtaccattccttctcaaactattccaatcaaaagaaaaagagggaatcctccctaactcattttttgaggccagcataatcctgatgctgagaattttagaccaatgtccctgatgaacactgatgcaaaatcctcaataaaatactggcaaaccaaatccagcagcacatcaaaaagcttatccaccatgatcaagtcagcttcatccctgggatgcaaggctggttcaacatacacaaatcaataaatgtaatccatcacataaacagaactaaagaaaaaaactacatcattatctctatagatgcagaaaaggcctttgacaaaattcaacagctgttcatgctaaaaactcccaatacactagatattgatggaacatatctcaaaatactaagagctatttataacaaacccgcagtcaatatcatactgaatgggcaaaactggaagcattccctttgaaaaccagcacaagacaaggataccctctctcaccactcctattcaacatagtattggaagttctggccagggcaattaggcaagagaaagaaataaagagtatttaattaggaacagaggaagtcaaattgtccctgtttgcagatgacatgattgtgtatttagaaaaccccatcgcctcagcccaaaatctccttaaactgataagcaaattcagcaaagtctcgggatacaaaatcaatgtgcaaaaatcagaagcattcctacacaccaataacagacaaacagagagccaaatcatgagtgaactcccattcacaattgcttcaaagagaataaaatacctaggaatccaacttacaagggatgtgaaggacctcttcaaggagaactacaaaccactgctcaatgaaataaaagaggacacaaacaaatggaagaacattccatgctcatcaataggaagaatcaatattgtgaaaatggccatactgcccaaggtaatttataaattcaatgccatctccatcaagctaccaatgactttcttcacagaattggaaaaaactacctgatctttcatatggaatcaaaaagagcccacattgccaagacaatcctaagcaaaaagaacaaagctggaggcatgggaagaatgtatattcttttggttttgggtggagtgttctgtcaatgtttattaggtccatttggtcaagtgtcgaGTTTAAGTTCCAAATACCTTTATCAGtgttctgtcttgatgatctatCTAATGCTGTCAGTTGGGTTTTGAAGTCTACCACCATTATTGTTTGATAACCTAAGcttctttgtaggtcactaagtacttgttttatgaacctgtgtgctcctgtgttgggtgcatatatattgaggatagttaagtcttcttattAAATTCAACCCTCTATcattaaataatgtttttctttgtcctttttgacagttgttggtttaaagtttattttgtctgaaataaaaatagcaacccctgctcttttttctttcctgtatgCTTGACAGATTTTTTGCCATCCCTTTAGTTTTGGCCTATGGGTGGccttgcatgtgagatgggtctcttgaagacaactTACAGGtgggtcttgtttctttttttttttttattttgagacagggtctcactctgttactttggctgaagtgcagtggcatgatcacaacttactgcagcctccacctccccaggctcaggtgatcctcctacctcagcctcctcagtagctgggactacaggcatgtgccaccattcttagctaattttcttgtatttttttgtagagatggggtttttccatgttgcctaggttggtctcaaactcataggatcaagcaatctgcctgccttagcctcaaagtgttaggattacaggcatgagccagggtcttgtttctttattcaacttgccactctgtgccttggGGTGTTTAGCTCATTTACCTTCAAGGTAAATATTGATAAATGAGAAGTTGATTTTCTCATCATcgttagctggttgttatgtagacttAATTGTGTAGTtcctttatagtgtcactggtctgtttACTTAAGTGCATTTATGTGGTGGCTGGTAAGGgtcttttatttccatgtttagcatTCCCTTAATGACTTCTTttaaggcaggtctagtggtaataAATTTCCTTAGCTTTTGCTTGGctgaaaagaattttatttctctttgacaTATAAATCTTATTTGGGCTGGATATGAAACTTTGggtcagaatttcttttctttaacaatgctgaatataggccctcAATGTCTTCTGGCTtctaaggtttctgctgaaaagtacGCTGTTAGCTTGATTGGggtccctttgtaggtgacctgctcCTCCTCTCTGGTTgcctttagtatttttttctttcacattgaccTTGGATAATCTTATTATTGTGTATCTTGGGGATGGTTTTCTAGTATAGTGTCTCTCAGGAGTTCTCCgaatttcttgaattttaatgTTGACCTCTATAGTGAAGTTGAGAAAATTATCATggacaatatcctcaaatatgttttcaattgtttgcacactctctctctctctctctttcatggaCATCAGTGAGTAcaggtttggtctctttacataatctcatatttctcagagattttgttcatccttctgtattattttttctttattttgtgtgACTGAGTTAATTAGAAGAActggtctttgagctctgagattcttcctTCAGTGTGGTCTATTCTGCCTTTAATACTTCcaattgtattataaaattcttTAGTGGATTTTTTAGCTCTGTCAAATCAGCttagttctttcttaaaatggctattttgtctttcagttattgtattattttactgGATTCCTTAAATTCTTTGGGTTCcatttcaactttctcctgaatctcatgATTTTCATTGCCATCCAGATTCTAAAATCTATGTTTATTATCTCAGTCATTTCAGTCTGGATAGGAAAGATTGTTGGGGAGCTAGTGTGTTCATTTGGAAGTAAGAAGACACTCTGACTTTTAGAGCTGCCTGAGTTCTtccactggttctttctcatctatgTGGGCTGATGCTCCTTTAACCTTTAAAGTTGCTGTCCTTGTGATGGGtctttgcttttatattctttgatgccCTTGAGGCTTTGACTATGGTATAAGTTTGGGTCAGTGAGCTAGCTTTATTTCTTGATGATTTCAGGGGGCCATggctcagctcagcactcctgggctATGTGCTCTAAGACTGAGGGCCTGGGACCAGGCCCAGAACCTTGTTCTTTGGCCCCTTGAGACTGAGCACCTGCTGCACTGGAGCAGGCCAAGGTGCTCCCAGTCCACTAGCAACAACACTCCTATGGTGAGCGGGGCAGGGGGGTCCCagaaaagcatttcataaaaGCAGTGGCAGTGGGGTTCTGCTCTCACATGCATGTACTGGCAGCAGTGGGGCAGTGGCATGGTGGGGTCCACACTCACTTAcatgctggtggtggtggggcaGCAGGGTAGAAGGTCCATGCACATGTACACCAGGGATGGTAGTGTGGCAGGGTACATGCATGCATGTAGGCTAGTGGGGACAGCGCAGCAGTGGTGAGGTCTCCATGCGTGTGTGCACAGAAGTGGTAGCAAGGCAgcgatgtctgtgtgtgtatgccaGCAAAGCAGTTGTGGGTGCTGAAGGCAGGTGCATGCTGATGTGAGGCCAGTGGCAGAAGCTCTCTGGTGGTTTGGTGGGGTCAGCCAGTGAAAGACCTATGGCAGTGGTCTCTGAGAACTGCCTCAGTTGAGCATCTGAGGCTGTGCTGCAAGTAGGTACAGACAGGCAGGGATcctgggagaggccagcagaAATGGGGTGGGGGGGCTCAGATCAGTCTAGCACCATCAAAATAGCATGGTAGCCCTGTTCTGTCCATGTCTGATAGTCAACAAAGGGGTCAAAGACACCTAGAGGAGCATGGCAAGCCTCGGGTAATGGACATCCCTAACCATGCTCCACTGTAGCTGTTCTCACACCAAATCCTCTGGGTTCCATAGAAGCTGGAGTCCTGTCCCTGCCAACTCTGCAATTAGCTCTCCCTGCCAACTCAAATGTCTGTGTGGGTCGTGGGGGTCTCCTGCAGCTAGGATTCCAGAGGTTCATGGTTAGAGTGGCCTCTTCATGCCTATTTAACCAACCCCTTCCCTAGAAGACACTGAGGACCAAGAATAAGTCCTAGTGTTTGGCAACCCTGTGTAGGGTTCGCAGCTTCTTCCCCGCTTCAGCCCAGGGTCTGCATTCTCCCTCCATCCACTCTCAATGCCTTCTTTCCAATGATCTTCTCGGAGTATATTGCTCTTCTTGATGATCTTGTCTCTTGGTGGGAGAAGCTCTTCCTGGCTGCGTCTAGTCAGCTATCTTGTCTCTTCTCccaaaaataagtttaattttatatacttttggcTTTATTTCCCAGTTTTCTGGGTGTCTTAGAATCCTCTCCTCTATTGATCTCTCCGTATCTGCAGGTCACAGGGTGACTAAGGGTGCAGCAGAGTCACCTAGGGCCTCCTGGTGCCAAGGAAATAAGCAATGGAAAAGGACCCAAGCTGGGTAAGTGGGCACAAGGAAACAAAGGCCCTGCCAGATCTGGGAAGCCACCTCCTCCTCCAAAAAAAGTTATATCCATACATGGAATTCTatccagcaataaaaaggaatggttACTAATACACTGAGCAGCATGGATTACTTACAACCATATGctaaattgaagaaaaataaaaggcaatacCAAGTAGATATGTTTATTTCCATCCTAATAAAATCATAGAAAATACAAGTTTAAGCTTAAGTGACATAAAGTATATCAGTAATTGCAAGAATGCCAGGTTGGTGGTGTGCTTGACTACAAACAGGTATGAGGGGTTATGACATTTAATATCTTGATCGTGATTTTGTTTACATGGGCTTATGTAATTATCAAAATAAATAGAACTGTACACATAAAGATTCAAATTTTACTAtaaattatacatcaataaaatgtatttaaaattttttgaaataaataaaaacatgaaaacaatagaaaacaaacatgGACAGATTGAGGAAGCAAACATTGCAACTTCAGGAGAGTGGACACAATCTCATTTGTTTTATCCACCACCAGTTTAGAAGTTGTACATGCCTGTCTCAACTCAGTACCCAAAAAATATTAGTTGAATTAGTGAATAAAACCTAAAGGGACTAAAGTTTAGCCAAGGCTATCTCACATAACACAGTCCTTTAggaaatttttcttctgtataCAGCACAACAGTTGCCTTGATCCACTCCAACCCTGAGGACCAAATCTCTTGCTCCTTTTCTTAAGTATTCTGTGACATATCTGCACCACTAATCATCACACGTAACTTGCACACTCTCTCTCTATTTGCATTTGTAATTCTCTGTGTTTAGAAAATAAGTGTATCAAGGCACAAGGCTGCacttttccttaaatgtttaagaagaaaatgagggCGCTAAAGGAGAGTGTAATTTGTCTGGTAGGTACAAAGCATTTAAACAAAAAGAGAAGCATGAATATTTCCAATGCTACAACAACATTGGGAAGGAATATAATGAGAAAAATTGCCAACATGACAGTTAATCCAACTTAGATATGGtggtttgttttgttcactgagcCCATCATATGCAGGAAAGGCACATTTATCATGATCCTTGCCTCCTAAAAGCTTAAAAGTGTGAAGTGAAAGACTCAAGTAGCTGCAACACAGGGTAGGAAGTGTTGCATGCACATAACAGTTGAAGGGCTCTCTGGGTTCAGTATGGGTCAAGGAAGATCGCTAGAGGAAATGACGTCAGAAATGGGCTTTGAAGGTTGAGTGCTATTTAAAAAGTGGAGATTCCAAGAAAAACATTCCAAATTAGAATTTGGTTTatattaacaaatgtttattatgcAGAAAGAGAAACAATTTAAATGGAGAGTCGACGGGATGGCATCACTATGTTGTACTAGGCTTCTGGGTTGCTGGGTTCTTAATACAATGGGGGAGTCAGGGGGGAGAGTCTCACAGGATGTCTCGATATGAGCTGTGAAGGAACAGGAATGGGAGAAACCCTGAATAAGTTGGAGGTGGTAACTGAGGATAAGGTGGAGTAGTCAACAGAGAAAAGCTAAGAGAGttaaaaatggaatgtgaaataagaaactgggaggagaggaggaataCAAAAAACTCACCAGTGCTTCTTAAACCATAACACAAGGACTATTAGAATCACCAAGGGCACTATCACTACCAAGGCAATCCAATTCATGGAAAAGTGGTGTCCTGCACATATTGGAAAGATACATAGATGCCATTTTAAACTCACTGCTGATTCTACTCCATCTATTGATTTCCTTACTTAACATGTGCATTGGATGAGTTGCATCAGTTATCCTATTTCAGTCACTCTATTCCAAAACTTACTCAAGGAAGGATTCCTCATTTCCCCTTAAATCTCTAGTATCCATGTATCCCTTAGGTCTTACTCCACTATTCTTTAAATTACCCTATACATTTCTTCTTACAATCCCTCACCTAGGTCTGCTATCCTCAAAATTCCCTCTCCCCTATCCTCTAGGCTCAAGAACCACCTACCTACACTTCCAACCTCCAGTCTTACCCCAGTAGAGGATGATGTCCTGGCCTCCTAGACTGCTGTGTCTCACTCGACAAGACAGGCCAGCAGCCTCCTCAGATGCCACCTCCAGGATCACCTGAAGACACCATGTCCCATCAGCATTAGGAAGAATATCACCATGTTTACTGTCCAGTTGCTCCTGTTCATTCCGCATCCATGTCACCCAAACAGGCTTTGGGTAGAAGCCGGAGGCATGACAAACCAGCAACAGCCGGCCAGACCCAAGGCTGGGGCGACTGGACAGCCAGGCCTCTGGCCTCACTGCAGAGAGGAGAAAAAGTGTTCTGATGAAGAAACTTACACACAACTTACATCCACATACACACATCCACATGAATATGCACAGTTATCTATTTCCTGCCTCTAAGAAACTATTACCCAGCAACCCCTCTGCTTCTTGTCCTCTTTCTTGTCCTGAGTTTGAAGGATGGGAACAGAAGGAGCAGGACTTGAATAGAAAAATCTTAGAGGAAGGGACTGAAACTACTGACCTTGCCTGTGTACATACATCTTCCCTGCATCCAGGAGACCCAAGAGAAATCGGGGGCAAGTGCTTCTTATGAGATTATACACTGTTTCTGTGACGCCTTCATACTGATGATTGAGTAGATGACAGACCCTTTCGGCCAAACTTCCACCGTCTGGAGATGGCACCCATGCTGTATTCTGGAAACTCAGTAAATCTAATCCATTGAAAGCTACCTGGAAGAAGCCTTCTGGGCTCTTTCCAGAATGCAGCTCACAGCCCGCTTTCACCTGTACTTCAAAGGAATCTGGAGGAAGGGGGAATGAGAAAAAGAGTtcaaacaaaaaagtgaaaacaacagtATAAAAACCTAGGGCTATATCAGGAAGTGAAGCAAGAAAGCTTTACATGGATGTGAGAGTGAGCCAAAGAAATATGCGATcagaaacaagagagaaaaattgCTGGGGATAGGGAAGGGGGACAATAAGAGATAAATGCCTTGAATTAACAAGAAAAAGTGGCCAAGGAAGGTGTGGAAATATGATAGGTGAGCCACATAATATAGGATAGAGGGTGAAGGGGGAGCCTGTGTGAGGGAGGTAGGAAGATAGCATTCCATGATGCATGAA
This window contains:
- the CD1C gene encoding T-cell surface glycoprotein CD1c isoform X1 yields the protein MLFLQFLLLALLLPGGDNADAAQEHVSFHVIQILSLVNQSWARVQGSGWLDELQTHGWDSESDTIIFLYTWSKGNFSNEELSDLELLFRFYLTGLTREIQDHASQYYAKYSFEVQVKAGCELHSGKSPEGFFQVAFNGLDLLSFQNTAWVPSPDGGSLAERVCHLLNHQYEGVTETVYNLIRSTCPRFLLGLLDAGKMYVHRQVRPEAWLSSRPSLGSGRLLLVCHASGFYPKPVWVTWMRNEQEQLDSKHGDILPNADGTWCLQVILEVASEEAAGLSCRVRHSSLGGQDIILYWGHHFSMNWIALVVIVPLVILIVLVLWFKKHCSYRDIL
- the CD1C gene encoding T-cell surface glycoprotein CD1c isoform X2, translating into MLFLQFLLLALLLPGGDNADAQEHVSFHVIQILSLVNQSWARVQGSGWLDELQTHGWDSESDTIIFLYTWSKGNFSNEELSDLELLFRFYLTGLTREIQDHASQYYAKYSFEVQVKAGCELHSGKSPEGFFQVAFNGLDLLSFQNTAWVPSPDGGSLAERVCHLLNHQYEGVTETVYNLIRSTCPRFLLGLLDAGKMYVHRQVRPEAWLSSRPSLGSGRLLLVCHASGFYPKPVWVTWMRNEQEQLDSKHGDILPNADGTWCLQVILEVASEEAAGLSCRVRHSSLGGQDIILYWGHHFSMNWIALVVIVPLVILIVLVLWFKKHCSYRDIL